In Lycium barbarum isolate Lr01 chromosome 9, ASM1917538v2, whole genome shotgun sequence, the DNA window TCATGTGATACTGTCATTGTTGTTGTCAGTACGGGTCATGTCTCAATAACTGATTTCGTAGTTGCTGACTGTAGCTTCCTGATTTTTTAAACTTTTCTTTCAACCATTTCTCTTCTTCACTATGCCCGTGCTGTGCGGGCCCAACATTTTAGATTATAATgcatttatgtatatgtagttatttttgaatagtgataatatatatatatatatatatatatatatatatatatatatatatatatatattatgttcaaaacatgattaatataacattgtaatttgtgttccgtatctaaaattttattatattaatgtttgttatgtacacaaaatcggcaaatttattaatattgtttaaaagagaaaacttatttaaaaggaaactattttcttctctttgagataaaataatagcaatatttaagcatcagttgatacttttaattttaattcgattaatttaaaggtgtaaaatacttattattttttatcaaattttgatttggacaattctaattcaaattattaaattaattttacatgtctaaaacaaaacaaagtagaaattgattttttatttaaatgaagaaatactattttttaatttttagtaaatattctcgatttagctcattttacttgtcatgttgtcttttgcatggttttttaggaaaacgtcgattagaattataatttgactaatttaccttatttattatttgatctgcatttgatatatttttttacgacattaatttcttttcacatttattagagtaagaataaaaataaaaaagtaattaaattctatcttattttaaaatataaatattttaagtatatttattttagtaaacataacaaataaatgacatggcggaatagcaaatacaacaatttaaTATCTAGactagatctcaggctaatatatataaaaaaaagaacattgtatggtttgactacttaaccttttgaagaaaaacaatttcatggattgacacgcacgttgtaatgaattcatcattattaacttaatgagatacattggaaattacatgaatattgtttgattttttaataaggggtgcactttttttttggacattattaatttgcactatttttatgcatatatatatatatatatatatatatatatatatatatactatgttcaaaacacgattactataacattgtagtttgtgctccgtatctaaaactttattatattagtgtttgctacgaatataaagtttgtacttttttttttaacattatattttttttaatatggggttcacttttttttttttttttgatattgcttgattttgataatatggggtccacttctttttcccatgagtttggagatggtgagttctattttttttcttgtttttttttattgctcggtgttatttagtatgggcccCACCccgtctgcactttttttttttacattgtttgtttttttaatatgggattcactttttttttttatatatattgcttgattttgtcaatatgggatactatgttcaaaacacgattaatataacattatagtttgtgctccgtatctaaaactttattatattagtgtttgctacgaatacaaagtctgtactctttttttttgacattttttgtttttttaatatgggattcacttttttttttttttttttatatttcttgattttgttaatatggagtccacctttttttttcccgtgagtttggagatggtgggttccactttatttacttctttttttttaaaaaaaaatattggttggtgttttttttattttttaatattggttggtgtttaatatgagaccacactttttttttaaagtattttaagtatgttgctgtacaataatttcatttgctcccactaatgggttgatacgcatgtggcaataaatccatcattattgatttaattgtttgattttctaagcacttttgtattttaagtatgttgttgtacaataattccatttgctccctttaatgggttgatacgcatgtgacaatgaatccatgaggctatatgggcccacaattatttttttcaaaaattggaaaacggatatatatatatatatatatatatatatatatatatatatatatatatatatatatatatatatatatatataagtattttaagtatgttactgtacaataatttcatttgctcccactaatgggttgatacacatgtggcaataaatccatcattattgatttaattgtttgattttctaagcatttttgtattttaagtatgttgctgtacaataatttcatttgctccctctaatgggttgatacgcatgtggcaatgaatccatcattattgatttaattgtttgattttcgaaacactttttttttaacattgtttgtttttttaatatgagattaacttttttttttaatattgcttgattttgttaatatgggatccacttttttttcccgcgagtttggatgtggtgggttccacttttttttatttttttttattactggttggtgtttaatatggggcccacaatttaaaaaaaatattaatagttgtttaaaatatatgggccacaatttttttttaaaatattagtagttgtttaaaatatgtgggcccacaatttatttttttgggccgaCAAACGGACGATGAAAAAGTGGTGggtggacgacgaaaaagtgcccactcactcttctaaatagttagaaaATGAAAGAGATATAAAAATGACAAAACTGCAATTcttattaataatttttttttcacgaTATAGTTactaattttcatacacaaaatttacTACGGACAATAAGCTAATCATatcaatatgactcgtggaatgtGTGATATTGTAGCTATTGACTAATGAGCTTGTAATAAAGTTATTGCTACCTATGACAAAAAATAGTAGCTCACAATAAAGGCACGACATGTGTTTATTATAAAACAGTTTCCAGCCAATCTTAATTAAATTATGTGCCATTCCAAAACCCTAATTAACAATCATAGCTTTAAAGTCTTGATAAAAACAAAGGTACGTGTTCTTGGTCCACACCGGTCAATTAAGATGCCAGATATGAACAAATACAAGCTCAACACACATATCCAGGTATATAACAGGTGGATTTTGACAATAAGAGCAAAGAATACCTTAGTCAACACAAGCATGAAGAGTACGTTAGGTCCACATCAGCTTCACTCAAGTTCCAAAATGGGAACATGCAAGCTCATAATGGACTGTTTAACAACAAAAAACAAGAAGTTAGGAAGGCAGATAAAGAGTTTGAAGCAGAATGAAGAAGATGGAAGGATGAGTACTCATCTTGAGATCAGACGAGGCAGAACAAGCAGCAATTTCGACCATTGGTGGTGTAAATCAATTCGAGATCAACGAAATGAGGTGTTTTACACCAAAATGGGCTCCGATCATCATCTTCATACCACAGGTGGCGTTTAAGAAGAGAGAGAAGTTTAGTTGAAGAGAGAGAATATAAACCGAAATATTAGGGCAACTCTACTGGGTAGAGGTAAGGTTTTCGTATATTCTACTCTCCTCAAATCCtattttgtgggatttcactgggtatgttgctgTTATTTTTGATTTGTCggttattttctttattttggaCAATTATGGACACCTTTTTTGCTTTCCATAAATGAATAAAATGCCCATTTTGggcttaatttaatttaaaaaaaaaaaagccaaaccGGTCAAAGATAAATGTCGTCTTCGCATAGTTCATACTTATACCCAAGAGCCCAATTGACATTACCTAGCTCTTCTTACTTCAATTTATCACTTACTCATGATAAATTAACATTGttaatttaaaaatatgtttttcttTTCCATAAAGAAGGTAGAGGCGGAGCTATCATTATAGTTACATGTAGCAGAATTTAACAATTTTGACTCAAACCTATATTTAGGGACAAAATTATAATTCAAAATCCATAAACTAAAACTTCTGAATCCGTTTTAAAAAAGGCATAGAGTACTTTCAGCCAAATAAGCTAATAAACTTTTAATACAATGCTAATAGACAATCAATTATAAAgaataaaaaggagaaaaaacaTTATCCCAAATTCCACAGTGTGTTACACTGTACCCATGCACATATAGTTTATTCAACTCCAAGTGCAATATGCACTATACAGTATCATAAATAAAAAGTGCAACTGAGGATTGCTTCTAGAAACTTTACCCACAAATTAAAGGCAATGAAGATAATGCACTTTTAACTTTTGAAACATTGAGAATCACATAATAATGAACCACAAAAAGAAGACTAttttatgtatgttgatgttttTCTTGTAGGAACtaatttttgtgtatatataggtgAATATTCAGAATATTAATTACACCTGCTATATAATGATTATAACAGTCCAACGGTAGAATTCACGAGAATgtatttggacatatattttggCAAGCAAGACTTTAGATCTTTAATGGTAAGCTCAAAAGaataaaaatattcaaaaaaaaaaaaaaaaagattaggaCTCATATATATCTCGTAGGCAGGAAGGGGAATGTGAGGAACCCCCTTTTGCCTTGCCTATTTCTTATATGCGAGTTCACTCTCTTTACAAGGTCAAGGGAAATTCCTTATTTTAGTCAGACCCTCTCTATTACAACGTTTTATTTCGATATTTTTTAGCTGCTTTAACAAAATTTTGTTATatagaacatataatataacatgacACGAAAAACCAATTCTAAAAGAAATTTAGCCGTTATACATGAAATATTGTTATTATAGAGGATATGatgattgttatagagaggtctgaatGTAAAGCGAAAAATCTTTTCTTAATCCACGAAGGACAAGTACCTTTCATTTTCCTAACATGTGTTTGGTATTAATAAATATtctgattttttttcatttttgttatTTGGCAACTTTTCTTTCTTGGTGTTTAGTTGAAAAACAGTTTTTGCAAAATATTGAAAAAACTGGTCCAAACTCTTCTTCAAAATTTTGAAGCAAACGCCATATTTGGAAGAAGAAATGTTGGATAGTGTATAGTAAATTTTCTTCTTTAAAAAGATCTTTTGCTAAAAATTTCTATTAAAAAACATTTATCCAAATTTAGTAGTTTCTCCCAAATACATTTGACTGTAAAGGGCTTTTCACACAAAGGAGAAAAAGCCTCCATCATGATGACAAAAGCATTAAATCATCATACTTGGATATCCTCTGACTAAAgtacaaaataaattaaaaaaaaaaaattagctgtCTCTTTCAACATTCAACTGACAGAGTTCCTCAATTTGAACCCCATATTCTCATTTGCGACATTCTAAAAACTTTCATATAAATAGGGGAAGATAGCTTAGACTAGAGACACAACAAAAATTTCAAGAACTGGTTCTATGAGAGCTATTTCTACACTGTTGGTGAATTTTTCCCCATTTGTTAGTACTAAAAGAATTTCAAGAAAGCCCATTTATTTTTCTATTAGAAATATTATTATGTCTGAATCAAATCAATATGATTCTTGTTTTGATAGACCAAGATTGGTAATTAAAAAAGTGTTAGCTAAGCCACAAAGAGAAGGTAATGGAGCTGTTGTTAAAAGGAGCATTGGAAGGTATTATAATTTGGGATTCTCATATTTTGTCCATTTTTTTcttgattaattttttttaaaaaaaatttacaaCTTTTTTGACATTTGGgtattttttctattaaaaaaataaaataaaatgggaCACTAAAACATTAACTTTAAGAGGGATGTGTGTTTTGTTGAAACTTTGACCTGGATACTCTTTTCTTGATTTCCATATTGTGGAAGTCTTTGTCTTTATGAtgtattcttttttctttcttttcatgttGTTGATAACTGAATGTCTctgtttcgttttttttttttttttttttttgaaaatttgatcTTCTAGGCATGACTTGACGAATCTTGATCCTTTCCTCTTGTTGGATGAATTTACAGGTACTGTGTTGAGTTGtgctcggatcctccaaaaatgacATCGCACACGTGTGTTGGATTCTCCAAACATGCATAGctttttggaggatctgacacgcACCCGATAGTATTTTTGAAGAATCCGAGCAACATAAGTTTTGAACATCTAACTTGAATATGTTGTTTATTTCACTTAGTTTTTTTGAGTCAAGTGAAGTTTGAAATAGTACTGTTTTATTGTTTCAGTTTCTGCTCCTGCTGGTTTTCCTGATCATCCACACAGAGGTTTTGAGACAGTAACTTACATGCtagaggtaaaaaaaaaaaaaaaatttaaaacaaatTTGTTGCATAATTCAATCCAATATAATAGTACTTGAAAGGGCCGACAAAGGGTGGAAAACGGAAGCCGTATTCTGGTCCCCTTGAGCCGTTGGTGCTtttgttttgggggggggggggggggggggggctgccaCGATGAAACAAGGGAAAGAAAGGCCGCTTTGCGTTCTATGCTCTTTAACCTCCCCATATGATGGCTGCAGAGGCGGATCCTCCAACGACGAATGAGAGGAGAGCAAAGTGCCAAATAGCATGCCTGCAGAGGCGGATGTAGTATTCATGAGCCCAGTGTTTTTGACACAGAAGACAGATATATGTTTTCATATCACTAAAATTTCAACGGACGTTAAGTTTTTGAACTCATAATTTCAAAAGTAAAACGACCGCTTAGGACACTGATAATACTAATGTTGTGCTTTCATTTCCTTAGGGAGCTTTTACTCATCAAGATTTTGCTGGTCACAAGGGTACAATCAGTACTGGTGATGTCCAGGTACATAATATTCAGCTCTTAACATTTATTTCTCGGACCCTCAAAAATGTTGTCGCACCCttgttggatcctccaaaaatgcataattttttttggaggatccgacatacACCCGAcaatatttttgaagagtctgagcaacatagctTAGAAGAACAAAAAGAGATATTGCGGTTGCTGATATATATGTTTCTTTTGGATGATATTGCAGTGGATGACAGCAGGAAGAGGTATAATTCACTCAGAAATGCCTGAAGGAGAAGGCAGCCAAAAGGGGTTGCAACTTTGGATAAATCTTTCTTCTGAGGACAAAATGTAAGTCATTTACATCAGTTGCCTTTTCTTTTCTATAGTCCATTGTAAATTTACACTATAGGAAGCTTTCAGTGCTTATCATTCCTTCTGAGAGTTTTGACCTGACCCCATGTTAAATACTTTACACTTAACCAATTCTTATCTAGTGTACTTAACTTTAACATACTAGTAAAATATAATGTTAGCTGTCCACTTTTTGATTGGGGGTAGGGGGTTGTTACTTGTTAGTAGTATACTAATATGCAGTATAGAAAGCACCTTTCTATTTGCTGTTTTTTGCTAGGCTAGCATTCACCTTGACCAAAAATTTTGTCAAGTTCATGTATACCATCTCTAAACATGTCGAGTCTTTAAAGAAGGCCTTTTGTGGCTTGTCCTCAAGCTCACTTTGATTTAGTTTGAATCAATTAATTCCCAAGTCGAATTTATAGCACGAAACAGAGACTTAGTCGCGTTCACACGTTTGATGTTGGATCGCTTTTGCTTTTTAAATTACTGTACTTTTATTCAAAGACAATAGAAATGATAGTTCTAACTATGCTCAGATCCTCCAGAAATGCCACCACACCCGTGTAGGCTTGTCCAAAAAAGGCATaattttggaggatccaacacgaGTGCAGAtgcatttttgaaggatccgagcaacatagattcTAAATCATTCTAGTTACTATCCTGATTCAGTGTAAAGGAAAATGCTCTGTCTCAATTATTAAGTTGAAAATACAACTGTGCAGGATTGAGCCAAGGTATCAAGAACTGCTGGATGACGACATACCAAGAGCAGAGAACGACGGGGTTAAAGTGAAAATTATAGCAGGCGAAGCGATGGGAGTCCAATCCCCGGTTTACACACGAACACCTACAATGTACCTCGATTTCACCCTACAACCAACAACTTATTACCATCAAGCCATCCCTGAATCTTGGAATGCGTTTGTGTATATAGTCGAAGGAGAAGGCGTGTTTGGGATTCCGAATTCGGGTCCCGTATCAGCTCACCATTGCTTGGTTTTAGGCCCTGGAGATGGACTAAGTGTTTGGAACAATTCTTCAAAGCCATTAAGATTTGTTTTGATAGGTGGACAACCTCTTAATGAACCTGTGGTTCAACATGGTCCTTTTGTGATGAACTCACAAGATGAAATTGATCAAACTTTTGAGGATTATCAATATTGCAAGAATGGTTTTGAGAATGCTAGATACTGGAGATCAGGGCACTGAAGAAATCACTGGAGCTGATACAATAATTACTATAAGATGTGTTTGTCGGATTCTTCAAAAGTGCCAACGGATGCGTGTCGGATCCTCTAAATGTAGAGCATTTCTGGAGAATCTGATACGAGCCTGAGCAACGACTATAAGCCACAAAATGCATGCACCCTTttatgtttcttttttcttttaataaatATATCCCTAGTAAGGAAATAATGGCCCAGTGTATCTTGATTTATCCTTCAAGCATTTTTCAAGTTAATGTTATCTATTCTTATTTGAATGTTGCGGTTAATAGCATTTTTATTCCTCGGTTATCGATAAATGCTAATTTTCTTTTCCGTGATATATGACTAAGCGCGTTTAACCTGTAATTACTTGAAGCGTGCACTTTTTAATCATTTTGCTTATGAATACTCACGAATTTTCAGAATTATGTCCACCATTTAATTACACCACGTGTTATATTAATTGTACAAAAAGAACACATTCAAATTAATTAAAGGTTAAATGTGTTGAGTCATATATCAAAATCTTACTAGTAATTGAGTGATCAAAAATGCTATTCTCTGTTCAGTGTTGATAGGTCATGATCAAAAAGTTGATTGTTTTTTCTATTTTTCATAGTGAAGATTGATTCTGAATATTTGGTTCTATCATCTTTGATATGGTCATATGGATATGGATATAGTGGTGGTGGTAGGGTAGATTCCTTTGTTGTAAGttggttcctttttttttttttttttttttttttttttttttaatttccctcTGTGTTCGGTATATGTTTTGAGGCCTGATTAATTCGAAATCATGCTGGCAGGTTTCAAATTGTGGTAAATCATTTACTATCAACTACTCCATTATCCAGACTCAAACCCAAAACAGCTAAATAAGAATAAAAAGAATGTTTACTGCTCCACCACTACTTTTGACAATTTGTTGGTTTCTCGCTAATAAACTGGTGGCGCTCCACCAACTAGTACAATAGCAGAATAACATTTTCACAGGTAGATTTGCCAATTATTGAGAATCTTTTCTATCATTAGAGTCTTCAAGGTCATATCACTGCAATGATCTTTAGTTGCTTTTAATATAAAAAAGATAAAGGTTCTTTTTTATCTAACTAAAAAAGATGGATTATTAATATGGTAAAAAATAATCGTAAAATAATCGTTTTCTCTCCTTGCCATTAAAAATCAAAATCTATGTGAATAGCATTATCCAAAACAATGTTCCCATTAAACTTGTCTTGTTTGGAGTAGCTTTTTCCTTGTCAAGTTTTAAGTGTGGGAAATATCTCATAATGTTCTAGAACAAGGGTGTTGGTGGGGAGTTTCTTGTTTGGAATGACTTTCTTTTTGACAGGTTTGAAATATGAGAATATCTCATAATGTTTCTAGGAGTAAGAGTGGTGGTGACCGGTAATGATtgaatgaaatcatttcaacCAAACTAATAATGGTAAAATGGCAAGTACTTTATTTTAAATCAGAGGTTTGAGGTTTGTTTCTTGGATATGGAGTCAATTAGTCATTTTTATTAAGGAATATTTTATCTCTCAATGTCGGATTTTCCCACACCAAATATAATCCAACCGCGATACAAATGATATCGGGTAAGAAATGGAGAAAAGAAGAAACCATTTCatccttttttattttgtttggtgaGAAAAGGACGTTTGCTCAGTTTCTACAAGATGTTGATATGCACAgtttgttgataggctgacaaactTTGTTCTTTTTGAATATTTTATTTTTGGCCTCACCTGATGGGTACAAAGTACAATTACTGTTGGACTTATACGGAAATTCTCTGTGTTATACACTCTATCATGTACTATGTTTTTttgggggttttattttgttggtgTTTAGATCAACTTGTGTAGGTCTAAATTCTATTGACTATTTGTTGtctcatatgattacagatacCGAGCTACTCTGTCCATTAATTTTTTTTCATTATTTTGTCCATCAAGGCTCATTAAGATGAAATTAAAACTAAGCAGAGGCATTTGTCAAATACTATGATTTCAATTTGGAAATTTCCCAAACTATAATCGGAGGGTCGTTTGATTGGTCAACTAGTTATATCGGAATACTAATGTCAAGATTATAATACGGAAATTAAATAATAAcgaaattatttaataaactatcCCCAGAAAGCAAACAGTTAACAAcaattaaaaatcaaaagaaaagctCAAACAATTGGAAGGCAAGATATCCAAAGGATGCCCAATGTTCAAGAAACTATAATTTAGTTCATAGCCTgataaagggaaaaaaaaaaaatacaaagttGCTCAAGAAATGATTTTACTAGTGACTAAAATAACAATCAAGAATGATAGATGCATAAAGTGAACACACAATACAGAGTTTAAAGAAACATTTTTCATTTCAGTTTCCACTTAGAATATAAATATCAACGTTCCTGACCATTACAAAAAAGTATTCCATCAATAACAAATCAATGAACAGTAAAACCAACCAAATAATTTAATGAACCATTCTTATAACTGTTCTTGTAAACTTAAGGGGAATAAAAAAGGATAACATCAATCACCTAGAACAACAAGAGTAGCCCTGATTTTGTTTCGATCCATCGGTACCATCATTGACGAGGCTAACTCTGTTGACAGATAATTCCGCTTTATAAGAATCAGAATTCAAAACCTTTCGGCTAACACTATTATAGATCTCTCGAATCACAATCTCGAAAGCCTTGTTTACATTCGTTGAATCGAGGGCAGATGTCTCCATGAAGAACATCCCTTCTGATTCTGCTAGGCTTTTGCCTTCTTCTAAGCTCACGGCCCTTATGTTCTCCAAATCGCATTTGTTCCCCACGAGCATCCTTGTAACCGTTGTATCAGAATGAGCTGCACGTAATTAGTCATTTTAGTTAAAGAAGGATTTGAAATAGGTAGAGATTGAGCATGATAAACTTGGGAAATTTGCGGACCACATCGAACACTGCCATAACATGTAATGCGCATGTTTACCACTACTTTTCATATTTCCTTCAGAAGTATGTATCTGAATATCCTTAAGTTTGTTTATAGCTATCCCGTTTTCACTTTCACATTAGGAAGAGAAATGTTACACCTCATTAACACAAAATCCCCCCTTTTTTTTGCGCTATGGAAGAATCCCCTCTTTCTTCATAGGAGTTTTTTGGCACAAGATATGACTCTGACCACTTGGAGAATGAGTCAGTTTAATTGACACGATCATCATGGCTATTGTGAGTTTGTGACTACTGACTTTGATTTTATGACACAATCCTCTGCTCATTCAGCCCGTGATTAAATGAAGCTTGTGGAGTAGGggcgaacaccctcggcaaaaaattacagtgtatatatagggtaaattttatgtgtttatgtacatatattaacttttgaacaccctgaataaaATGCAAAAGATTAGCTCAAGCggtccagggtgttcaaaattgtcatGTGTCCTACGTTCAATTCCCattgacaacattattttttatatttagcttttgttatttttttttaacccCCTGAGTAAAAATCCTAGATCCTCCACTGTTGTAGAGTACAAACATCAGTAGGGGTTACCTACTGAGGGGATTCGAGCCCTCGTCCAGGAGGGAAGCAGAGCTTAATAGGTTCCATATCTGCCGCGGGAGCAACAGCATACCTTGTTTATGGGTTCCCAACTGATAATTGTTATAACTTAATGGATTTCTCAATACAAATACAAGATTTGTGCAATAAGTTA includes these proteins:
- the LOC132610627 gene encoding pirin-like protein, which produces MRAISTLLVNFSPFVSTKRISRKPIYFSIRNIIMSESNQYDSCFDRPRLVIKKVLAKPQREGNGAVVKRSIGRHDLTNLDPFLLLDEFTVSAPAGFPDHPHRGFETVTYMLEGAFTHQDFAGHKGTISTGDVQWMTAGRGIIHSEMPEGEGSQKGLQLWINLSSEDKMIEPRYQELLDDDIPRAENDGVKVKIIAGEAMGVQSPVYTRTPTMYLDFTLQPTTYYHQAIPESWNAFVYIVEGEGVFGIPNSGPVSAHHCLVLGPGDGLSVWNNSSKPLRFVLIGGQPLNEPVVQHGPFVMNSQDEIDQTFEDYQYCKNGFENARYWRSGH